In Vibrio atlanticus, the following proteins share a genomic window:
- a CDS encoding Dyp-type peroxidase, whose protein sequence is MLNVSNEQPNVQSAILPEAGPFALYVQLKVNANTANVLAEIQKLPTLIDELNQTQPDANLTASVAFSKAFWDKFEQAAPSDLIDFPTLGEGDITAPSTLSDVLIHCHSNRHDLHFFILRKLLSEVAADVEVVDETYGYRFLDSRDMTDFVDGTENPKDAQRAEVAIVPEGEFAGGSYVMVQRFVHNLPAWNRLNVSAQEKVVGRTKPDSIELDDVPAASHVGRVDIKEEGKGLKIVRHSLPYGTATGDHGLLFIAYCNVRHNFDAMLESMYGETDGKTDQLLRFTKAVTGAYYFAPSAEMLSVLTIK, encoded by the coding sequence ATGCTTAATGTTTCAAATGAGCAGCCTAACGTTCAAAGTGCTATTTTGCCTGAAGCTGGGCCTTTCGCTCTTTACGTTCAACTTAAAGTGAACGCTAATACTGCTAATGTACTAGCAGAAATTCAAAAGCTTCCGACTCTAATCGACGAGCTAAACCAAACTCAACCTGATGCGAACCTAACGGCGTCGGTAGCGTTCTCAAAAGCTTTTTGGGATAAGTTTGAGCAAGCTGCTCCCTCTGATCTAATTGATTTTCCTACGCTTGGTGAAGGTGATATCACAGCACCGAGCACACTGTCTGATGTTCTGATTCACTGTCATTCAAACCGACATGACCTACACTTCTTCATCCTACGTAAATTGCTATCTGAAGTAGCTGCGGACGTGGAAGTGGTTGATGAAACTTACGGTTACCGTTTCCTAGACTCACGTGACATGACTGATTTCGTTGATGGCACTGAAAACCCGAAAGATGCACAGCGCGCTGAAGTGGCGATTGTGCCTGAAGGTGAATTCGCGGGTGGTAGCTACGTAATGGTGCAACGTTTTGTGCATAACCTACCTGCTTGGAACCGATTAAACGTATCGGCACAAGAGAAAGTGGTTGGCCGTACTAAGCCAGATTCGATCGAGCTAGATGATGTTCCAGCGGCGTCTCACGTTGGCCGTGTGGATATCAAAGAAGAAGGCAAGGGTCTTAAAATCGTTCGTCATAGCCTGCCTTACGGCACAGCAACGGGCGATCACGGCTTACTGTTCATTGCTTACTGTAACGTTCGTCATAATTTTGATGCGATGTTAGAGAGTATGTACGGCGAAACAGATGGCAAAACAGACCAACTGCTTCGCTTTACTAAAGCCGTTACTGGCGCTTACTACTTTGCTCCTTCAGCTGAGATGTTGAGTGTACTAACGATTAAGTAA
- a CDS encoding flagellin, with protein MAITVNTNVSALVAQRNLSNANNMLNQSLERLASGSRINSAKDDAAGLQISNRLEAQMSGIDVAVRNANDGISIMQTAEGAMNETTNIMQRMRDLSLQATNGSNSQSERTAIQEEVTALNDELNRIAETTSFGGKKLLNGSFGSSSFQIGGSSGEAVQIGLKNMRTDDINMGGFSYVANGMASDSWEVKSNQTDMTMAFTDRFGQPQEININAKAGDDIEELATYINGQTDLVSASVNDEGQLQIYMSGEDTAGTISFSGSLASELSMSAGYYESVDDINVTDVGGAQRAVSILDTAMKYVDSHRSELGAMQNRFDHAINNLENVHENLGASNSRIKDTDYAKETTQMLKQQILQQVSTTILAQAKQAPNLALTLLG; from the coding sequence ATGGCTATAACTGTTAATACGAATGTTTCAGCATTAGTGGCTCAGAGGAATCTCTCTAATGCCAATAACATGCTGAACCAATCTTTGGAGCGCTTGGCTTCAGGGAGTCGTATTAATAGTGCAAAGGACGATGCTGCTGGCTTACAAATCTCCAATCGATTAGAAGCACAGATGAGCGGCATCGATGTTGCGGTTCGAAATGCTAACGACGGTATCTCCATTATGCAGACAGCAGAAGGGGCGATGAATGAAACCACCAATATCATGCAACGCATGCGAGACCTGTCACTGCAAGCGACTAATGGTTCGAATAGCCAATCGGAAAGGACGGCTATTCAAGAAGAAGTAACCGCCTTAAATGATGAGTTGAACCGAATTGCGGAAACCACTTCATTTGGTGGGAAAAAGCTCCTTAACGGCAGTTTTGGTAGCTCGTCATTTCAAATCGGTGGTAGCTCTGGTGAGGCGGTGCAGATAGGTTTGAAAAACATGCGCACCGATGATATCAACATGGGCGGCTTTAGCTATGTTGCCAATGGCATGGCAAGTGACTCGTGGGAAGTTAAATCCAACCAGACAGATATGACGATGGCGTTTACCGATCGTTTTGGTCAGCCTCAAGAGATCAACATTAATGCCAAGGCGGGCGATGACATTGAAGAGCTAGCGACTTATATCAATGGTCAAACGGATCTGGTTTCGGCTTCCGTCAATGATGAAGGGCAGCTTCAGATCTACATGTCAGGCGAAGACACGGCAGGCACGATCTCTTTCTCAGGCTCGTTAGCCAGTGAGCTTTCGATGTCGGCGGGTTATTACGAGTCAGTCGATGATATTAATGTCACTGATGTTGGTGGAGCACAGCGCGCCGTGTCTATTTTGGATACAGCGATGAAGTATGTTGATAGTCACCGTTCTGAACTCGGGGCGATGCAAAACCGCTTTGATCATGCGATTAATAACCTTGAAAATGTTCATGAGAACTTGGGGGCATCAAACAGTCGAATCAAAGATACAGACTACGCCAAAGAAACCACTCAAATGCTCAAACAACAAATACTGCAGCAAGTCAGTACCACTATTTTAGCTCAAGCTAAGCAAGCGCCGAACTTAGCTTTAACGCTGCTAGGCTAA
- a CDS encoding DUF2919 domain-containing protein, which yields MRYSIEQYDKHGFLKAPILLWLGWLFLAKALVVFIVAGASRESGTDILETIYPDHQMFYVGIALSVPSLLLMWLFGLRSPDRKRLNKVVSWGRWVTMIAILAQGSHTIYLIYLDNGWFRWSNAITLLLLLWLALYLTNSHAARDCFKVVEHED from the coding sequence GTGCGGTACTCCATAGAACAATACGATAAACACGGCTTTTTGAAAGCCCCAATCTTATTATGGTTAGGTTGGCTGTTTCTTGCGAAAGCTTTGGTCGTTTTCATTGTTGCGGGCGCAAGCCGAGAGTCGGGAACGGATATTCTTGAGACCATCTATCCAGACCACCAGATGTTTTATGTCGGGATTGCGTTGAGTGTCCCTAGTTTGTTATTGATGTGGTTGTTTGGACTAAGATCTCCAGATAGAAAGCGCCTTAACAAAGTCGTGTCATGGGGGCGTTGGGTTACCATGATAGCTATCTTGGCACAGGGCTCCCACACAATTTATCTAATCTATTTGGATAACGGATGGTTCCGTTGGTCAAATGCTATCACCCTATTATTGCTCCTCTGGTTAGCGCTTTATTTAACCAATAGCCATGCCGCTAGGGATTGCTTTAAAGTGGTTGAGCACGAAGACTGA